Proteins from a genomic interval of Candidatus Margulisiibacteriota bacterium:
- a CDS encoding prepilin peptidase: protein MGFMWLIIGLCVGSFLNGVAYRVTAEKNLFSARSVCSGCERKIAWYDLIPVISWFALKGKCRNCDRKIPFKYAVVELFVGLGTFYLFKDGQISLFLIVQYFFLLSFFLNVLTDAISFSVYDPFLYFMVTCGLLLALLKGNFVNALLSGLLVVMLIATASYAVQLIIKKQSMGSGDYFAFFVIGLTLPSSQILDLMLFSSLFGIAVSVVMKKKALPFFPLLFFGYLFVLVGGHLV from the coding sequence ATGGGTTTTATGTGGTTGATAATAGGATTATGTGTTGGAAGTTTTCTGAACGGGGTTGCCTATAGAGTCACAGCTGAAAAGAATTTGTTTTCGGCTCGTTCGGTTTGTTCTGGGTGTGAGCGGAAAATAGCTTGGTATGATCTTATTCCTGTAATAAGTTGGTTTGCGTTAAAAGGAAAATGCCGAAACTGTGACAGGAAGATACCCTTTAAGTATGCGGTTGTTGAACTTTTCGTGGGATTGGGAACGTTTTATTTGTTTAAAGATGGACAAATTTCTTTATTTTTAATTGTTCAGTATTTTTTTCTTTTAAGTTTTTTTCTCAATGTTTTGACGGATGCGATAAGTTTTTCAGTATATGATCCCTTTCTATATTTCATGGTTACTTGCGGATTGTTGTTGGCGTTACTCAAAGGTAACTTTGTGAATGCATTATTGTCGGGATTACTTGTTGTGATGTTAATTGCAACCGCTTCATATGCAGTTCAGCTGATTATAAAAAAACAATCCATGGGTTCAGGAGATTATTTTGCTTTTTTTGTGATAGGGCTTACTTTGCCATCAAGCCAAATTCTTGATCTTATGCTTTTTTCTTCTTTGTTTGGTATCGCAGTTTCTGTAGTAATGAAAAAGAAAGCCCTTCCTTTTTTCCCTTTGTTGTTTTTTGGGTATCTGTTTGTTTTAGTTGGAGGACATTTAGTATGA